The following proteins are co-located in the Telopea speciosissima isolate NSW1024214 ecotype Mountain lineage chromosome 9, Tspe_v1, whole genome shotgun sequence genome:
- the LOC122639849 gene encoding ethylene receptor: MESCNCIEPQWPADELLMKYQYISDFFIALAYFSIPLELIYFVKKSSVFPYRWVLVQFGAFIVLCGATHLINLWTFNTHSRTVAVVMTTAKALTAVVSCATALMLVHIIPDLLSVKTRELFLKNKAAELDREMGLIRTQEETGRHVRMLTHEIRSTLDRHTILKTTLVELGRTLALEECALWMPTRTGLELQLSYTLRHQNPVGFTVPIHLPVINQVFSSNRAVKISPNSPVARLRPTAGKYMPGEVVAVRVPLLHLSNFQINDWPELSTKRYALMVLMLPSDSARQWHVHELELVEVVADQVAVALSHAAILEESMRARDLLMDQNVALDLARREAETAIHARNDFLAVMNHEMRTPMHAIIALSSLLQETELTPEQRLMVETILKSSNLLATLINDVLDLSRLEDGSLELDLATFNLHAVFREVVQLVKPIASVKKLSVTLVMASDLPEYAIGDEKRLMQTILNIVGNAVKFSKEGSISVAACIAKTEPLLDARAPDFFPVPSESHFYLRVQVKDSGSGVNPQDIPKLFNKFAQNQSLANRNSGGTGLGLAICKRFVNLMEGHIWIESEGFGKGCTASFIVKLGIGGRSSEPDHRVVPLNRVQSNFPGLKILLMDDNGVSRMVTKGLLMHLGCDVTITSSADECLRVVSPEYKVVFMDVGSPGTSGYEVTRRIHERIPKRHERPLIIALTGNTDKATKDNCLRVGMKGVLLKPVSLEKMRSVLSELLERGSLRES, translated from the exons ATGGAGTCTTGCAATTGCATTGAGCCACAATGGCCAGCTGATGAACTATTGATGAAGTACCAGTACATTTCAGACTTCTTTATTGCACTTGCTTATTTTTCTATTCCTCTTGAGCTTATCTACTTTGTGAAGAAATCTTCAGTTTTCCCGTATAGATGGGTGCTTGTGCAATTTGGAGCTTTCATAGTTCTTTGTGGTGCAACACACCTAATTAACTTATGGACTTTCAATACACATTCAAGAACTGTGGCAGTTGTAATGACAACAGCAAAGGCTTTGACTGCTGTTGTGTCTTGTGCAACGGCCCTTATGCTTGTGCATATTATTCCTGACTTATTGAGCGTGAAAACCAGGGAgttgtttttgaaaaataaagctGCAGAACTTGATCGTGAGATGGGCTTGATTCGTACACAAGAAGAAACAGGCAGGCATGTTAGAATGCTTACTCATGAGATTAGAAGCACTCTTGACAGGCATACTATTCTGAAGACGACTCTTGTTGAGTTGGGTAGAACATTGGCATTGGAGGAGTGTGCATTATGGATGCCTACACGTACTGGTTTGGAACTTCAACTTTCATACACCTTACGTCACCAAAATCCTGTTGGATTTACAGTACCTATTCATCTTCCTGTGATCAATCAAGTTTTTAGTAGCAATCGTGCAGTAAAAATATCTCCAAATTCCCCCGTGGCAAGACTTCGGCCTACTGCAGGAAAATATATGCCTGGGGAGGTTGTTGCTGTTCGCGTTCCACTTTTACACCTCTCAAATTTCCAAATTAATGATTGGCCAGAGCTTTCTACAAAACGTTATGCATTGATGGTTTTGATGCTTCCCTCCGACAGTGCAAGACAATGGCACGTCCATGAGCTGGAACTTGTGGAAGTGGTTGCTGATCAG GTGGCTGTTGCCCTTTCTCATGCTGCAATTTTAGAGGAATCTATGAGAGCAAGGGATCTGCTTATGGATCAAAATGTAGCACTGGATTTGGCAAGGAGAGAGGCAGAAACAGCCATTCATGCTCGCAATGATTTCCTGGCAGTTATGAACCATGAGATGAGAACACCGATGCATGCAATTATTGCACTTTCTTCCTTGCTGCAGGAAACTGAACTGACACCAGAACAAcgcttgatggtagaaacaatCCTAAAGAGCAGTAACCTCTTAGCAACACTCATCAATGATGTTTTAGATCTCTCAAGGCTTGAAGATGGAAGCCTTGAACTTGACCTTGCGACATTTAACCTTCATGCAGTATTCAGAGAG GTTGTTCAATTGGTCAAGCCCATCGCATCGGTCAAGAAATTATCAGTGACATTAGTGATGGCTTCAGATTTGCCAGAGTATGCCATTGGTGATGAAAAACGTCTTATGCAAACCATTTTAAATATTGTTGGTAATGCTGTGAAGTTCTCAAAAGAAGGCAGCATCTCAGTTGCTGCTTGTATTGCCAAAACAGAACCTCTACTAGACGCTCGAGCACCGGACTTTTTTCCGGTTCCAAGTGAAAGTCACTTTTATTTGCGTGTGCAG GTAAAAGATTCAGGGTCAGGAGTTAACCCCCAAGATATTCCAAAATTATTTAACAAATTTGCACAAAATCAATCATTAGCAAATAGAAATTCGGGTGGCACTGGGCTTGGGCTTGCAATTTGTAAGAG GTTTGTGAACCTCATGGAGGGGCATATATGGATTGAAAGTGAAGGTTTTGGCAAGGGTTGTACTGCTTCATTCATTGTAAAACTTGGAATCGGGGGGCGTTCGAGTGAGCCAGACCACCGTGTTGTACCTCTGAATCGTGTGCAGTCCAATTTTCCAGGACTCAAAATTCTCCTTATGGATGACAATGG GGTTAGCAGGATGGTGACAAAGGGTCTTCTCATGCACCTCGGATGTGATGTAACAATCACTAGCTCTGCTGATGAATGTTTGCGGGTTGTTTCCCCTGAATACAAGGTGGTGTTCATGGATGTAGGCTCGCCTGGGACAAGTGGCTATGAAGTGACAAGACGCATACATGAAAGGATCCCTAAACGTCATGAGAGACCGCTGATCATAGCACTTACTGGGAATACAGATAAGGCAACAAAGGATAACTGCTTGAGAGTTGGTATGAAAGGTGTGCTACTGAAACCAGTTTCACTTGAGAAGATGAGGAGTGTTTTATCAGAACTCTTAGAACGTGGGAGTCTGCGTGAGTCGTAG